One Scomber japonicus isolate fScoJap1 chromosome 1, fScoJap1.pri, whole genome shotgun sequence DNA window includes the following coding sequences:
- the tox3 gene encoding TOX high mobility group box family member 3, with amino-acid sequence MDVRFYPTAGGNSIPGDPPNLDFAHCLGYYNFNKFQNNNNYMNMAEANGALLAAGDTFHTPSLGDEEFEIPPITPPPETESGLGLSEVDSPYPPMPEPPAQHRGHLIPQFPPQSLDLPSITISRNMMDQEGMSVNNGQPVNVGPGHLRQYPPNPAMVMKSIISMNSPNGMLSRNQLTTINQSQLNAQLSLNMTGPNITHTSPSPPASKSATPSPSSSINEDDQDDGNRVIGEKRPAPIDATKKPKTPKKKKKKDPNEPQKPVSAYALFFRDTQAAIKGQNPNATFGEVSKIVASMWDGLGEEQKQVYKSKTEAAKKEYLKALAAYRASLVSKAAAESAEAQTIRSVQQTLASTSLSPGLVLPSPLNQHPSMPSAAQALQQAIPRAIAPKPLQMRLGGSQIVTSVTVSHQNMSSGMPPQMLGQMGAGGAMVAGAQSTAVSQMSPPMQPVQQHAMQQLQQQQQQQQQMQQHLQHHQMQQQQMHHQQIQQQMQHQHFQHHLQQQLQQHHMQQQHQQQQQQQHQQQQQQQQQQQMQMQHMQLQHQLHQQQIQHLQQQQQQQQQHQSQCSPPQHSPGTPHSVGGSASLGSPQPAPQQQPHPSQIQAHAQVLSQVSIY; translated from the exons TTccagaacaacaacaactacatgAACATGGCGGAGGCCAACGGTGCCCTGCTTGCTGCTGGTGAT acatttcataCGCCCAGTTTGGGAGATGAGGAATTTGAGATTCCTCCCATCACACCTCCACCTGAGACGGAATCTGGCCTGGGCCTATCAGAAGTGGATTCCCCTTACCCACCAATGCCAGAGCCTCCAGCCCAGCACAGGGGTCACTTAATCCCTCAGTTCCCCCCGCAGAGCCTGGATCTGCCATCTATTACCATCTCACGCAACATGATGGACCAGGAAGGGATGTCTGTCAACAATGGCCAACCTGTG AATGTTGGACCAGGCCATCTTCGCCAGTACCCACCCAACCCAGCTATGGTGATGAAGTCCATCATCAGCATGAACAGCCCCAATGGGATGCTCTCACGGAATCAGTTGACCACCATCAACCAATCCCAACTCAATGCACAGTTGAGTCTGAATATGACAGGACCCAACATCACCCACACTTCCCCATCACCACCTGCTAGCAAGTCAGCCACTCCGTCTCCCTCCAGCTCCATCAATGAAGACGACCAAGATGATGGCAACAGG GTCATTGGAGAGAAGCGACCAGCCCCCATCGATGCCACAAAGAAGCCCAAGACCcctaaaaagaagaagaagaaggatccCAATGAGCCTCAGAAGCCGGTATCGGCTTATGCGCTGTTCTTCAGAGACACACAGGCTGCTATCAAGGGTCAGAACCCCAACGCTACCTTTGGAGAAGTCTCCAAGATTGTGGCATCCATGTGGGACGGTCTGGGAGAGGAGCAAAAGCAG GTTTACAAAAGCAAAACAGAAGCTGCCAAGAAAGAATATTTAAAGGCCCTTGCTGCATATCGTGCTAGCCTGGTTTCCAAG GCTGCAGCAGAATCAGCTGAGGCCCAGACTATCCGCTCAGTACAGCAGACCCTGGCCTCCACCAGCCTGTCCCCAGGTCTGGTTCTGCCTTCACCCCTCAACCAACACCCTTCCATGCCATCAGCTGCCCAGGCTCTTCAACAAGCCATACCACGGGCCATTGCCCCAAAACCCCTGCAGATGAGACTAGGAGGCAGTCAGATTGTGACCTCGGTCACAGTTTCTCACCAAAACATGTCCTCCGGGATGCCTCCGCAGATGCTTGGCCAGATGGGTGCTGGAGGGGCCATGGTAGCAGGTGCCCAGTCCACAGCGGTGTCTCAGATGAGCCCACCCATGCAGCCAGTGCAGCAGCATGCGatgcagcagctccagcagcagcagcaacagcagcagcaaatgcAACAGCACCTCCAGCACCAtcagatgcagcagcagcagatgcatCACCAGCAGATCCAGCAGCAGATGCAGCATCAGCATTTCCAACACCATCTCCagcaacagctgcagcagcaccacatgcagcagcagcatcagcagcagcagcagcagcagcatcagcaacaacagcagcagcagcagcagcagcagatgcagaTGCAGCATATGCAGTTGCAGCACCAACTGCATCAGCAGCAAATCCAACATctccagcagcaacagcaacagcaacagcagcaccaATCCCAGTGTTCCCCACCCCAGCATTCTCCTGGTACACCCCATTCAGTGGGAGGCTCTGCATCGCTCGGCAGTCCCCAACCGGCTCCACAGCAGCAACCACACCCTTCCCAAATCCAGGCCCATGCCCAGGTCCTGTCCCAGGTCAGCATTTACTGA